One window of Athalia rosae chromosome 2, iyAthRosa1.1, whole genome shotgun sequence genomic DNA carries:
- the LOC105689073 gene encoding synaptic vesicle glycoprotein 2B-like isoform X4, translating into MALIGEKTQYHVVATTEREDDRSTETPVDFEAAVSATGYGLFNVLLLLAAIPAGWTVVFDTSTIAFVIPSAECELDLTLFRKGTLAAVTFGGMICTAFFWGYIADQVGRRHLLLFGLILDATCNIFGSASQSYYIYLAFKFVSGVIIGGPFAILMTYIAEFHAERHRSKVLMWTGSLFAVGNIAVPALARAVLPLPWSFSLFDNLFVFDSWRIFLIISGLPPLIGFLTIGFLPESPKFLMTNGNSSEALKIFRKMYSMNTGKSADTYPVKALQLQERYVQKRNASVHSGISSNPNDPQKVVFSKRKSMFSTPYIISIFIVNVVLFASTSGMQIMKSWLPQLIVILNNFDPKESEGLFSSPSICEKLNADAIEAFRTETAVANKNLTKGCVPMAVSPTVYTNATIIAASAVLGSFLAGFIINKSYVWWQPVPVTLL; encoded by the exons ATGGCGTTGATCGGTGAGAAGACCCAGTACCACGTGGTAGCAACGACCGAACGCG AAGATGACCGGAGTACGGAAACCCCCGTAGACTTTGAGGCTGCGGTGTCAGCGACCG GCTACGGACTTTTTAACGTGCTCCTTCTTCTCGCGGCAATACCGGCCGGATGGACGGTTGTTTTTGACACGTCGACGATAGCTTTTGTAATTCCATCGGCCGAGTGCGAGCTTGACTTGACACTTTTTAGGAAAGGAACCCTCGCCGCCGTCACCTTTGGAG gAATGATATGCACGGCTTTCTTCTGGGGTTATATAGCGGATCAAGTAGGAAGAAGGCACCTTTTACTTTTCGGTCTCATATTAGACGCCACTTGCAATATATTTGGCAGCGCGTCTCAGAGTTACTACATTTACTTGGCGTTTAAATTCGTCAGCGGTGTAAt CATCGGAGGTCCCTTCGCTATCCTGATGACGTACATCGCCGAATTCCATGCCGAGCGACACCGCAGCAAAGTTCTAATGTGGACCGGGTCGCTTTTTGCTGTGGGAAACATCGCTGTACCAG CGCTTGCGAGGGCTGTTCTTCCGCTACCTTGGTCGTTTTCCTTGTTTGataatttgttcgtttttgaTTCTTGGAGGATATTTTTGATTATATCCGGACTACCACCTTTGATCGGTTTCCTGACTATCGGCTTTTTGCCGGAAAGTCCAAAGTTTCTAATGACCAACGGTAACTCGTCGGAAGCGCTcaaaatatttagaaaaatgtACTCGATGAATACTGGAAAATCGGCGGACACTTATccg GTCAAAGCTTTGCAGCTTCAAGAACGTTACGTTCAGAAGCGTAACGCCTCTGTGCATTCCGGAATTTCGTCAAATCCCAACGATCCACAGAAGGTAGTTTTTTCCAAACGAAAGTCGATGTTTTCAACGCCCTATATCATTTCCATATTCATAGTGAACGTAGTTCTCTTCGCTAGCACGTCGGG GATGCAAATAATGAAATCTTGGCTGCCCCAGCTGATCGTTATTCTGAACAACTTTGACCCCAAGGAATCTGAAGGCTTGTTCAGTTCTCCGTCAATTTGCGAGAAACTGAACGCGGACGCTATCGAAGCTTTCAGAACCGAGACCGCCGTAGCGAACAAAAATCTCACGAAGGGTTGCGTTCCG ATGGCCGTTTCGCCGACCGTCTACACGAACGCAACGATAATCGCGGCGTCCGCTGTCCTGGGATCATTTTTGGCCGGATTCATCATCAACAAG TCATATGTCTGGTGGCAGCCGGTGCCTGTAACTTTGCTCTGA
- the LOC105689073 gene encoding synaptic vesicle glycoprotein 2B-like isoform X3 has product MALIGEKTQYHVVATTEREDDRSTETPVDFEAAVSATGYGLFNVLLLLAAIPAGWTVVFDTSTIAFVIPSAECELDLTLFRKGTLAAVTFGGMICTAFFWGYIADQVGRRHLLLFGLILDATCNIFGSASQSYYIYLAFKFVSGVIIGGPFAILMTYIAEFHAERHRSKVLMWTGSLFAVGNIAVPALARAVLPLPWSFSLFDNLFVFDSWRIFLIISGLPPLIGFLTIGFLPESPKFLMTNGNSSEALKIFRKMYSMNTGKSADTYPVKALQLQERYVQKRNASVHSGISSNPNDPQKVVFSKRKSMFSTPYIISIFIVNVVLFASTSGMQIMKSWLPQLIVILNNFDPKESEGLFSSPSICEKLNADAIEAFRTETAVANKNLTKGCVPMAVSPTVYTNATIIAASAVLGSFLAGFIINKVGKKNILLAFVVTIFLKKHSGKLE; this is encoded by the exons ATGGCGTTGATCGGTGAGAAGACCCAGTACCACGTGGTAGCAACGACCGAACGCG AAGATGACCGGAGTACGGAAACCCCCGTAGACTTTGAGGCTGCGGTGTCAGCGACCG GCTACGGACTTTTTAACGTGCTCCTTCTTCTCGCGGCAATACCGGCCGGATGGACGGTTGTTTTTGACACGTCGACGATAGCTTTTGTAATTCCATCGGCCGAGTGCGAGCTTGACTTGACACTTTTTAGGAAAGGAACCCTCGCCGCCGTCACCTTTGGAG gAATGATATGCACGGCTTTCTTCTGGGGTTATATAGCGGATCAAGTAGGAAGAAGGCACCTTTTACTTTTCGGTCTCATATTAGACGCCACTTGCAATATATTTGGCAGCGCGTCTCAGAGTTACTACATTTACTTGGCGTTTAAATTCGTCAGCGGTGTAAt CATCGGAGGTCCCTTCGCTATCCTGATGACGTACATCGCCGAATTCCATGCCGAGCGACACCGCAGCAAAGTTCTAATGTGGACCGGGTCGCTTTTTGCTGTGGGAAACATCGCTGTACCAG CGCTTGCGAGGGCTGTTCTTCCGCTACCTTGGTCGTTTTCCTTGTTTGataatttgttcgtttttgaTTCTTGGAGGATATTTTTGATTATATCCGGACTACCACCTTTGATCGGTTTCCTGACTATCGGCTTTTTGCCGGAAAGTCCAAAGTTTCTAATGACCAACGGTAACTCGTCGGAAGCGCTcaaaatatttagaaaaatgtACTCGATGAATACTGGAAAATCGGCGGACACTTATccg GTCAAAGCTTTGCAGCTTCAAGAACGTTACGTTCAGAAGCGTAACGCCTCTGTGCATTCCGGAATTTCGTCAAATCCCAACGATCCACAGAAGGTAGTTTTTTCCAAACGAAAGTCGATGTTTTCAACGCCCTATATCATTTCCATATTCATAGTGAACGTAGTTCTCTTCGCTAGCACGTCGGG GATGCAAATAATGAAATCTTGGCTGCCCCAGCTGATCGTTATTCTGAACAACTTTGACCCCAAGGAATCTGAAGGCTTGTTCAGTTCTCCGTCAATTTGCGAGAAACTGAACGCGGACGCTATCGAAGCTTTCAGAACCGAGACCGCCGTAGCGAACAAAAATCTCACGAAGGGTTGCGTTCCG ATGGCCGTTTCGCCGACCGTCTACACGAACGCAACGATAATCGCGGCGTCCGCTGTCCTGGGATCATTTTTGGCCGGATTCATCATCAACAAGgttgggaagaaaaatatattgt
- the LOC105689073 gene encoding synaptic vesicle glycoprotein 2B-like isoform X1, whose product MALIGEKTQYHVVATTEREDDRSTETPVDFEAAVSATGYGLFNVLLLLAAIPAGWTVVFDTSTIAFVIPSAECELDLTLFRKGTLAAVTFGGMICTAFFWGYIADQVGRRHLLLFGLILDATCNIFGSASQSYYIYLAFKFVSGVIIGGPFAILMTYIAEFHAERHRSKVLMWTGSLFAVGNIAVPALARAVLPLPWSFSLFDNLFVFDSWRIFLIISGLPPLIGFLTIGFLPESPKFLMTNGNSSEALKIFRKMYSMNTGKSADTYPVKALQLQERYVQKRNASVHSGISSNPNDPQKVVFSKRKSMFSTPYIISIFIVNVVLFASTSGMQIMKSWLPQLIVILNNFDPKESEGLFSSPSICEKLNADAIEAFRTETAVANKNLTKGCVPMAVSPTVYTNATIIAASAVLGSFLAGFIINKVGKKNILFICLVAAGACNFALNWSPTTKVFLILCSAIIALTGISTNAITAMIVEVVPTNLRATAVSISVMTGRLGAVTGNLLFPILLNLTCDAPFYYIGGFLTLAFVVTIFLKKHSGKLE is encoded by the exons ATGGCGTTGATCGGTGAGAAGACCCAGTACCACGTGGTAGCAACGACCGAACGCG AAGATGACCGGAGTACGGAAACCCCCGTAGACTTTGAGGCTGCGGTGTCAGCGACCG GCTACGGACTTTTTAACGTGCTCCTTCTTCTCGCGGCAATACCGGCCGGATGGACGGTTGTTTTTGACACGTCGACGATAGCTTTTGTAATTCCATCGGCCGAGTGCGAGCTTGACTTGACACTTTTTAGGAAAGGAACCCTCGCCGCCGTCACCTTTGGAG gAATGATATGCACGGCTTTCTTCTGGGGTTATATAGCGGATCAAGTAGGAAGAAGGCACCTTTTACTTTTCGGTCTCATATTAGACGCCACTTGCAATATATTTGGCAGCGCGTCTCAGAGTTACTACATTTACTTGGCGTTTAAATTCGTCAGCGGTGTAAt CATCGGAGGTCCCTTCGCTATCCTGATGACGTACATCGCCGAATTCCATGCCGAGCGACACCGCAGCAAAGTTCTAATGTGGACCGGGTCGCTTTTTGCTGTGGGAAACATCGCTGTACCAG CGCTTGCGAGGGCTGTTCTTCCGCTACCTTGGTCGTTTTCCTTGTTTGataatttgttcgtttttgaTTCTTGGAGGATATTTTTGATTATATCCGGACTACCACCTTTGATCGGTTTCCTGACTATCGGCTTTTTGCCGGAAAGTCCAAAGTTTCTAATGACCAACGGTAACTCGTCGGAAGCGCTcaaaatatttagaaaaatgtACTCGATGAATACTGGAAAATCGGCGGACACTTATccg GTCAAAGCTTTGCAGCTTCAAGAACGTTACGTTCAGAAGCGTAACGCCTCTGTGCATTCCGGAATTTCGTCAAATCCCAACGATCCACAGAAGGTAGTTTTTTCCAAACGAAAGTCGATGTTTTCAACGCCCTATATCATTTCCATATTCATAGTGAACGTAGTTCTCTTCGCTAGCACGTCGGG GATGCAAATAATGAAATCTTGGCTGCCCCAGCTGATCGTTATTCTGAACAACTTTGACCCCAAGGAATCTGAAGGCTTGTTCAGTTCTCCGTCAATTTGCGAGAAACTGAACGCGGACGCTATCGAAGCTTTCAGAACCGAGACCGCCGTAGCGAACAAAAATCTCACGAAGGGTTGCGTTCCG ATGGCCGTTTCGCCGACCGTCTACACGAACGCAACGATAATCGCGGCGTCCGCTGTCCTGGGATCATTTTTGGCCGGATTCATCATCAACAAGgttgggaagaaaaatatattgt TCATATGTCTGGTGGCAGCCGGTGCCTGTAACTTTGCTCTGAACTGGTCGCCGACGACAAAAGTTTTTTTGATCCTCTGTTCGGCTATCATAGCGCTCACGGGGATATCCACGAACGCTATAACCGCGATGATCGTTGAAGTGGTGCCCACAAATCTCAG AGCGACGGCGGTGAGCATATCCGTGATGACTGGTAGACTGGGGGCAGTGACTGGAAATTTGTTGTTTCCAATCCTGCTTAACTTGACTTGTGACGCCCCGTTTTACTACATCGGTGGATTTCTCACGT
- the LOC105689073 gene encoding synaptic vesicle glycoprotein 2B-like isoform X2, whose amino-acid sequence MAVSVHVEAGSRTPEDDRSTETPVDFEAAVSATGYGLFNVLLLLAAIPAGWTVVFDTSTIAFVIPSAECELDLTLFRKGTLAAVTFGGMICTAFFWGYIADQVGRRHLLLFGLILDATCNIFGSASQSYYIYLAFKFVSGVIIGGPFAILMTYIAEFHAERHRSKVLMWTGSLFAVGNIAVPALARAVLPLPWSFSLFDNLFVFDSWRIFLIISGLPPLIGFLTIGFLPESPKFLMTNGNSSEALKIFRKMYSMNTGKSADTYPVKALQLQERYVQKRNASVHSGISSNPNDPQKVVFSKRKSMFSTPYIISIFIVNVVLFASTSGMQIMKSWLPQLIVILNNFDPKESEGLFSSPSICEKLNADAIEAFRTETAVANKNLTKGCVPMAVSPTVYTNATIIAASAVLGSFLAGFIINKVGKKNILFICLVAAGACNFALNWSPTTKVFLILCSAIIALTGISTNAITAMIVEVVPTNLRATAVSISVMTGRLGAVTGNLLFPILLNLTCDAPFYYIGGFLTLAFVVTIFLKKHSGKLE is encoded by the exons ATGGCGGTCAGTGTTCACGTTGAGGCAGGGTCTAGGACACCTG AAGATGACCGGAGTACGGAAACCCCCGTAGACTTTGAGGCTGCGGTGTCAGCGACCG GCTACGGACTTTTTAACGTGCTCCTTCTTCTCGCGGCAATACCGGCCGGATGGACGGTTGTTTTTGACACGTCGACGATAGCTTTTGTAATTCCATCGGCCGAGTGCGAGCTTGACTTGACACTTTTTAGGAAAGGAACCCTCGCCGCCGTCACCTTTGGAG gAATGATATGCACGGCTTTCTTCTGGGGTTATATAGCGGATCAAGTAGGAAGAAGGCACCTTTTACTTTTCGGTCTCATATTAGACGCCACTTGCAATATATTTGGCAGCGCGTCTCAGAGTTACTACATTTACTTGGCGTTTAAATTCGTCAGCGGTGTAAt CATCGGAGGTCCCTTCGCTATCCTGATGACGTACATCGCCGAATTCCATGCCGAGCGACACCGCAGCAAAGTTCTAATGTGGACCGGGTCGCTTTTTGCTGTGGGAAACATCGCTGTACCAG CGCTTGCGAGGGCTGTTCTTCCGCTACCTTGGTCGTTTTCCTTGTTTGataatttgttcgtttttgaTTCTTGGAGGATATTTTTGATTATATCCGGACTACCACCTTTGATCGGTTTCCTGACTATCGGCTTTTTGCCGGAAAGTCCAAAGTTTCTAATGACCAACGGTAACTCGTCGGAAGCGCTcaaaatatttagaaaaatgtACTCGATGAATACTGGAAAATCGGCGGACACTTATccg GTCAAAGCTTTGCAGCTTCAAGAACGTTACGTTCAGAAGCGTAACGCCTCTGTGCATTCCGGAATTTCGTCAAATCCCAACGATCCACAGAAGGTAGTTTTTTCCAAACGAAAGTCGATGTTTTCAACGCCCTATATCATTTCCATATTCATAGTGAACGTAGTTCTCTTCGCTAGCACGTCGGG GATGCAAATAATGAAATCTTGGCTGCCCCAGCTGATCGTTATTCTGAACAACTTTGACCCCAAGGAATCTGAAGGCTTGTTCAGTTCTCCGTCAATTTGCGAGAAACTGAACGCGGACGCTATCGAAGCTTTCAGAACCGAGACCGCCGTAGCGAACAAAAATCTCACGAAGGGTTGCGTTCCG ATGGCCGTTTCGCCGACCGTCTACACGAACGCAACGATAATCGCGGCGTCCGCTGTCCTGGGATCATTTTTGGCCGGATTCATCATCAACAAGgttgggaagaaaaatatattgt TCATATGTCTGGTGGCAGCCGGTGCCTGTAACTTTGCTCTGAACTGGTCGCCGACGACAAAAGTTTTTTTGATCCTCTGTTCGGCTATCATAGCGCTCACGGGGATATCCACGAACGCTATAACCGCGATGATCGTTGAAGTGGTGCCCACAAATCTCAG AGCGACGGCGGTGAGCATATCCGTGATGACTGGTAGACTGGGGGCAGTGACTGGAAATTTGTTGTTTCCAATCCTGCTTAACTTGACTTGTGACGCCCCGTTTTACTACATCGGTGGATTTCTCACGT